A region of Bradyrhizobium sp. SZCCHNS1050 DNA encodes the following proteins:
- a CDS encoding DUF4864 domain-containing protein: MRILVPLVLLMALLMHPAEAADASAAQSVIRAQEQALARDDGATAYAQAAPEIQALFPSVEIFMSMVKSGYPPVYRHRSFEFGAAQVEDGSIAQRVHIVDAEGEAWEALYTLRTQPDGSLRITGCSLLKTGQSV; encoded by the coding sequence ATGCGCATTCTGGTGCCGCTCGTCCTGCTGATGGCGCTGCTGATGCACCCTGCCGAGGCTGCCGACGCCAGCGCGGCGCAGAGCGTCATTCGCGCCCAGGAGCAGGCTTTGGCGCGCGACGACGGAGCGACCGCCTATGCCCAAGCCGCGCCGGAGATCCAGGCGCTGTTTCCGAGCGTCGAGATCTTCATGAGCATGGTCAAGAGCGGCTATCCGCCGGTCTATCGCCATCGCAGCTTCGAATTCGGCGCCGCGCAGGTCGAGGACGGCAGCATCGCGCAGCGCGTGCACATCGTCGATGCCGAAGGCGAGGCGTGGGAGGCTCTGTACACGTTGCGGACCCAGCCTGACGGCAGCCTCAGGATCACCGGCTGTTCGCTGTTGAAGACGGGCCAGTCGGTCTAG
- a CDS encoding thioesterase family protein — MDAREIIKPGMRAERLLVVPPERTVGHFVPHMPMVYATPMMILEMEMTSGDAINPALPPGWVTVGTEVNVRHLAASPVGATIRTVAEVIEVERRIIRFSVEAYHGDVKIGDGRHGRGLINVEQFKKRFGVT, encoded by the coding sequence ATGGACGCACGTGAGATCATCAAGCCGGGCATGCGCGCCGAGCGTCTGCTGGTGGTGCCGCCGGAGCGCACCGTCGGGCATTTCGTACCGCACATGCCGATGGTCTATGCGACGCCGATGATGATCCTGGAGATGGAGATGACGTCGGGCGACGCCATCAACCCGGCACTGCCGCCGGGCTGGGTCACGGTCGGCACCGAGGTCAACGTCCGCCATCTCGCGGCCTCGCCGGTCGGCGCGACCATCCGTACGGTCGCCGAGGTGATCGAGGTCGAGCGCCGCATCATCCGCTTCTCGGTCGAGGCCTATCATGGCGACGTGAAGATCGGCGACGGCCGCCACGGCCGCGGCCTCATCAATGTCGAGCAGTTCAAGAAGCGCTTCGGCGTGACGTAG
- the hisS gene encoding histidine--tRNA ligase, whose translation MSDKPKKPQKLKARLPRGLEDRGPAAIAATREMVEKIRAVYERYGFEPVETPAFEYTDALGKFLPDQDRPNEGVFSFQDDDEQWISLRYDLTAPLARYVAENFDALPKPYRSYRAGYVFRNEKPGPGRFRQFMQFDADTVGSGSPAADAEMCMMAADAMEALGIPRGSYVVKVNNRKVLDGVMDAIGIGGDEHVGRRLTVLRAIDKADKFPISEIKKLLGEGRWDGGEVGKGDFTKGAGLTESQIDSLLAFFEMKVAEPQIQGEEQDLQFNAQVLASVAQQKLFMSSPAYVEGVNELTEIARLCSAAGYGYSRVRVDPSVVRGLEYYTGPVYEVELLLETKDEKGRPVRFGSVGGGGRYDGLVSRFRGEPVPATGFSIGVSRLQAALTLLGKLDTRPAFGPVVVTVFDRDRVADYQKMVSTLRSHGIRAELYLGNPKNMGNQLKYADRRNAPCVIIQGSDEKARGEVQIKDLIEGAKAAAAIASNQEWRESRPAQFSAKEDELVAGVREVLARHDVSWG comes from the coding sequence ATGTCCGACAAACCCAAGAAACCCCAGAAGCTGAAGGCGCGGCTGCCGCGCGGGCTGGAGGATCGCGGCCCCGCGGCGATCGCCGCGACGCGCGAGATGGTCGAGAAGATCCGCGCCGTCTACGAGCGCTACGGCTTCGAGCCGGTGGAGACGCCGGCGTTCGAATACACCGACGCGCTCGGCAAGTTCCTGCCCGACCAGGATCGTCCGAACGAGGGCGTGTTCTCGTTCCAGGACGATGACGAGCAGTGGATCTCGCTGCGCTACGACCTGACCGCGCCGCTCGCGCGCTACGTCGCCGAGAATTTCGACGCGCTGCCGAAGCCGTATCGCAGCTATCGCGCCGGCTACGTCTTCCGCAACGAGAAGCCCGGCCCTGGCCGCTTTCGCCAGTTCATGCAGTTCGACGCCGACACGGTCGGCTCCGGCTCGCCGGCGGCGGACGCCGAGATGTGCATGATGGCGGCGGATGCGATGGAGGCGCTGGGGATTCCGCGCGGCTCGTATGTCGTGAAGGTGAACAACCGCAAGGTGCTCGATGGCGTGATGGATGCGATCGGCATCGGCGGTGATGAGCACGTGGGCCGTCGGCTGACGGTGCTCAGGGCAATCGACAAGGCCGACAAGTTTCCGATTTCAGAGATCAAGAAGCTGCTCGGCGAGGGCCGCTGGGACGGCGGCGAGGTCGGCAAGGGTGATTTCACCAAGGGCGCGGGCCTGACTGAAAGTCAGATCGACTCCCTGCTGGCCTTCTTCGAGATGAAGGTCGCGGAGCCGCAAATCCAAGGTGAGGAGCAGGATCTGCAGTTCAACGCCCAGGTCTTGGCGAGCGTTGCTCAGCAGAAATTGTTCATGTCCTCGCCGGCCTATGTGGAAGGCGTCAACGAGCTGACCGAGATCGCAAGGCTGTGCAGCGCGGCCGGTTACGGTTACAGCCGGGTCCGCGTCGACCCCTCCGTCGTCCGCGGTCTCGAATACTACACCGGCCCTGTCTACGAAGTCGAACTCCTGCTCGAGACCAAGGACGAGAAGGGCCGTCCGGTGCGCTTCGGCTCGGTCGGCGGCGGTGGCCGTTATGACGGTCTCGTCTCGCGCTTCCGCGGCGAACCGGTGCCGGCGACCGGATTCTCGATCGGCGTGTCGCGCCTGCAGGCGGCGCTGACCTTGCTCGGCAAGCTCGACACCCGCCCCGCCTTCGGCCCCGTGGTCGTCACCGTGTTCGACCGCGACCGCGTCGCCGACTATCAGAAGATGGTGTCGACCCTGCGCAGTCACGGCATCCGCGCCGAGCTCTATCTCGGCAATCCGAAGAACATGGGCAACCAGCTCAAATATGCCGACCGCCGCAACGCGCCCTGCGTCATCATCCAGGGCTCGGACGAGAAGGCGCGCGGCGAGGTGCAGATCAAGGACCTGATCGAGGGCGCCAAGGCGGCGGCCGCGATCGCCTCCAACCAGGAATGGCGCGAGAGCCGCCCGGCGCAGTTCTCAGCCAAGGAGGACGAACTGGTTGCCGGCGTCCGCGAGGTGCTCGCGCGCCACGACGTGAGCTGGGGATAA
- a CDS encoding branched-chain amino acid aminotransferase, translated as MTLTFDIKPTTNPTSDQERAAKLANPGFGRVFTDHMAVVQYSQDKGWHSARVESRANFPLDPAAAVLHYAQEIFEGLKAYKRDDGGVNLFRPDANAKRFWNSAERMAMAQLPEAVFIEAVEQLVRIDRAWIPGGEGSLYLRPFMIANEVFLGVKPSAEYIFAVIASPVGSYFKGGPAPVSIWVSENYTRAAVGGTGGVKCGGNYAASLKAQAEAIAHGCDQVVFLDAIERRYVEELGGMNVFFVFDDGSLSTPPLGTILPGITRDSIIKLARDAGREVREEAYSIDQWRADAKSGKLKEAFACGTAAVISPIGKVCSASGDVLINGGEAGPVAMGLRKQLVDIQYGRSPDPHQWIRDVK; from the coding sequence ATGACTTTGACATTCGACATCAAGCCGACGACGAACCCGACCTCCGACCAGGAGCGCGCGGCCAAGCTCGCCAACCCGGGCTTCGGCCGGGTGTTCACCGATCACATGGCCGTGGTCCAGTACAGCCAGGACAAGGGCTGGCACAGCGCGCGGGTCGAATCCCGAGCCAACTTCCCGCTCGATCCGGCCGCGGCCGTCCTGCATTATGCGCAGGAGATCTTCGAGGGCCTGAAGGCCTATAAGCGCGACGATGGCGGCGTGAACCTGTTCCGCCCCGATGCCAATGCCAAGCGGTTCTGGAATTCGGCCGAGCGCATGGCGATGGCGCAACTGCCCGAGGCGGTCTTCATCGAGGCGGTCGAGCAGCTCGTCCGCATCGACCGCGCCTGGATCCCGGGCGGCGAGGGCAGCCTGTATCTGCGCCCGTTCATGATCGCCAACGAGGTGTTCCTCGGCGTGAAGCCGTCGGCGGAATACATCTTCGCGGTGATCGCCTCGCCGGTCGGCTCCTATTTCAAGGGCGGCCCGGCGCCGGTCTCGATCTGGGTCTCGGAGAACTACACCCGCGCCGCGGTCGGCGGCACGGGCGGCGTCAAATGCGGCGGCAATTATGCCGCGAGCCTCAAGGCGCAGGCCGAGGCGATCGCGCATGGCTGCGACCAGGTCGTGTTCCTGGACGCGATCGAGCGCCGCTATGTCGAGGAGCTCGGCGGCATGAACGTGTTCTTCGTGTTCGACGACGGCTCGCTGTCGACGCCGCCGCTCGGCACCATTCTGCCCGGCATCACCCGCGATTCCATCATCAAGCTGGCGCGCGACGCCGGCCGTGAGGTGCGCGAGGAGGCGTACTCGATCGACCAGTGGCGGGCGGACGCCAAGAGCGGCAAGCTGAAGGAGGCGTTCGCTTGCGGCACCGCCGCGGTGATCTCGCCGATCGGCAAGGTGTGCTCGGCGAGCGGCGACGTCCTGATCAACGGCGGCGAGGCCGGCCCGGTCGCCATGGGCCTGCGCAAGCAGCTCGTCGACATCCAGTACGGCCGCAGCCCCGATCCGCATCAGTGGATCAGGGATGTGAAGTAG
- a CDS encoding MarR family winged helix-turn-helix transcriptional regulator, producing MADINFSSPTLSPELRAAEPSATAGEPLRWDIIELLFFAYRDFVGDADHELEAFGFGRAHHRVMHFVTRYPGLKVADLLDVLRITKQSLGRVLKQLLDEGYIVQKTGNNDRRQRLLFATPKGEALVAKLAGLQTRRIDHALEQIGPAGAEKVRQFLRAMIDRDDPDKVLEAIFKTPVAAAKE from the coding sequence ATGGCTGACATAAATTTCTCGTCTCCGACGTTGAGCCCCGAGCTGCGCGCGGCTGAGCCCTCCGCGACGGCCGGCGAGCCGCTGCGCTGGGACATCATCGAGCTCTTGTTCTTCGCCTATCGCGACTTCGTGGGCGATGCCGACCACGAGCTGGAAGCGTTCGGATTCGGCCGCGCGCATCACCGCGTGATGCATTTCGTCACACGCTATCCCGGCCTGAAGGTCGCCGATCTGCTCGACGTTCTGCGCATCACCAAGCAGTCGCTCGGCCGCGTGCTCAAGCAGCTGCTGGACGAGGGCTACATCGTGCAGAAGACGGGCAACAACGACCGCCGCCAGCGCCTTCTTTTCGCCACGCCGAAGGGCGAGGCGCTGGTCGCCAAGCTGGCCGGGCTGCAGACGCGGCGCATCGATCATGCGCTGGAGCAGATCGGGCCGGCCGGCGCCGAAAAGGTCCGGCAGTTCCTGCGCGCGATGATCGATCGCGACGATCCGGACAAGGTGCTGGAAGCCATCTTCAAGACGCCTGTCGCCGCCGCCAAGGAGTGA
- a CDS encoding response regulator transcription factor, which yields MTVTIAAIAPHPPQTPADDAPHLLLVDDDRRIRDLLSRFLRGEGYRVTTAASASDARAKLTGLHFDLLILDVMMPGESGFDLARFIRTQSSVPIVMLTARAEPESRIEGLQLGADDYVAKPFEPRELALRIGNILKRAAPPPAEEVVEQIAFGPFVYHLARGELKQGEEIVHLTDREREMLRILANARGETVPRGALTGNGTVNERAVDVQINRLRRKLESDPANPLFLQAVRGIGYRLMVTG from the coding sequence GTGACCGTGACGATCGCCGCCATCGCACCGCATCCGCCGCAGACGCCGGCCGACGACGCACCGCATCTCCTGCTCGTCGACGACGACCGCCGCATCCGCGATCTGTTGTCGCGCTTCCTGCGCGGCGAAGGCTATCGCGTCACCACGGCGGCGAGCGCAAGCGATGCTCGCGCCAAGCTCACCGGGCTGCATTTCGATCTCCTGATCCTCGACGTGATGATGCCCGGCGAAAGCGGCTTCGACCTCGCCCGCTTCATCCGCACGCAATCGTCGGTGCCGATCGTGATGCTGACCGCACGCGCCGAGCCGGAGAGCCGTATCGAGGGCCTGCAGCTCGGCGCCGACGACTACGTCGCAAAGCCTTTCGAACCGCGAGAGCTCGCGCTGCGCATCGGCAACATCCTCAAGCGCGCCGCGCCGCCGCCGGCGGAGGAAGTCGTCGAGCAGATCGCGTTCGGCCCGTTCGTCTATCATCTGGCGCGCGGCGAGCTGAAGCAGGGCGAGGAGATCGTCCACCTCACCGACCGCGAGCGCGAGATGCTGCGCATCCTCGCCAATGCCCGCGGCGAGACCGTGCCGCGCGGCGCGCTGACCGGCAACGGCACCGTCAACGAGCGCGCGGTCGACGTCCAGATCAACCGCCTGCGCCGCAAGCTGGAAAGCGATCCGGCCAACCCGCTGTTCCTGCAGGCCGTGCGCGGCATCGGCTATCGGCTGATGGTGACGGGCTGA
- a CDS encoding ATP-binding protein gives MSTLDTGLTLIRTASRRVSRANSIVGNAFKGWMPTGLYARALLIMIVPMVILQTVVAGVFMERHWNTVTRRLSAAVVQDVAALIDIYKGYPQDKDRTMLRRIAQQRLNLVVDFLPAGDMPPPGPKPFFNLLDQSLSSQIGRQISRPFWIDTVGRSNLVEIRIALDDAVMRVFAQRGAAYASNTDIFLFWMVGTSSILLIVSVLFLRNQIKPILRLADAAESFGKGREVPNFRPRGAREVRRAAHAFLEMKARIERTLEQRTAMLAGVSHDLRTILTRFKLELALLGDSPEIDAMRKDVDEMSHMLEDYLAFARGDNGEIAQPTDISNALEELRGDAERNGHSATVSFHGLPVVTVKPQALKRCLGNLVSNAARHADAIAITGHRDHRYLTITVDDDGPGIPADMREEVFKPFLRLDDARNQDEGGTGLGLAIARDIARSHGGDITLGDSPMGGLRASVRIPV, from the coding sequence ATGAGCACGCTCGACACCGGCCTCACCCTCATCCGCACCGCATCCCGCCGCGTCTCGCGCGCCAACAGCATCGTCGGCAATGCGTTCAAGGGCTGGATGCCGACCGGCCTCTATGCGCGCGCGCTGCTGATCATGATCGTGCCGATGGTGATCCTGCAGACGGTGGTCGCGGGCGTGTTCATGGAGCGGCACTGGAACACGGTGACGCGACGCCTCTCCGCCGCCGTGGTGCAGGACGTCGCCGCGCTGATCGACATCTACAAGGGCTATCCGCAGGACAAGGACCGCACCATGCTGCGCCGGATCGCGCAGCAGCGGCTCAACCTCGTGGTCGACTTCCTGCCGGCCGGCGACATGCCGCCGCCGGGGCCGAAACCGTTCTTCAACCTGCTCGATCAGTCGCTGTCGAGCCAGATCGGCCGCCAGATCAGCCGCCCGTTCTGGATCGACACCGTCGGCCGCTCCAACCTGGTCGAGATCCGCATCGCGCTCGATGATGCCGTGATGCGCGTGTTCGCGCAGCGTGGCGCGGCCTACGCGTCGAACACCGATATCTTCCTGTTCTGGATGGTCGGCACCTCCTCGATCCTGCTGATCGTCTCGGTGCTGTTCCTGCGCAACCAGATCAAGCCGATCCTGCGCCTTGCAGATGCCGCCGAGAGTTTCGGCAAGGGCCGCGAGGTGCCGAACTTCCGGCCGCGCGGCGCGCGCGAGGTGCGGCGTGCGGCGCACGCCTTCCTGGAGATGAAGGCGCGCATCGAGCGCACCCTGGAGCAGCGCACGGCGATGCTGGCCGGCGTCAGCCACGATCTGCGCACCATCCTGACGCGCTTCAAGCTGGAGCTGGCGCTGCTCGGCGACAGTCCCGAGATCGACGCCATGCGCAAGGACGTCGACGAGATGTCGCACATGCTCGAGGATTATCTCGCCTTCGCGCGTGGCGACAATGGCGAGATCGCGCAGCCGACCGACATCTCCAATGCGCTCGAGGAGCTGCGCGGCGACGCCGAGCGCAACGGCCATTCCGCCACGGTCTCGTTCCACGGCCTGCCTGTGGTCACCGTGAAGCCGCAGGCGCTGAAGCGCTGCCTCGGCAACCTCGTCTCGAATGCCGCCCGCCATGCCGACGCGATCGCCATCACCGGCCATCGCGACCACCGCTACCTCACCATCACCGTCGACGATGACGGCCCGGGCATCCCGGCCGACATGCGCGAGGAGGTGTTCAAGCCATTCCTGCGCCTCGACGACGCGCGCAACCAGGACGAGGGCGGCACCGGCCTCGGCCTCGCCATCGCCCGCGACATCGCCCGCTCCCATGGCGGCGACATCACCCTCGGCGACAGCCCGATGGGCGGGTTGCGGGCGAGCGTGCGCATTCCGGTGTAG
- a CDS encoding VOC family protein, with translation MEITALGYIGIKSSQAEQWGRMATKLLGMQRVDRAASVQAYRMDDRKQRLIVDGSGDGGLAVMGWEVGDAAALARLASRLDDNGVKVARGSQALADERHVSELICFQDPAGNTIEVFWGAAVASDPFRPGRPISGFRTGPLGMGHVVLNVENVEPLLRFYRDLLGFKVSDFGLTPYKLYFFHVNGRHHSFAMVGSGRRTLHHFMVELGSLDDVGQGYDLAQLDDGRVAYTLGRHTNDHMTSFYVNTPSGFFIEYGWGGRVIDPATWQPHETFDGPSLWGHERLYLPDEQRKRLRDMRLSAAARGVRVPDPRVPALNCAWLDAVVAQE, from the coding sequence ATGGAAATAACGGCGCTCGGTTACATCGGCATCAAGTCGTCCCAAGCGGAGCAGTGGGGACGCATGGCGACCAAGCTCCTCGGGATGCAGCGCGTGGATCGCGCGGCCAGCGTGCAGGCCTATCGGATGGATGATCGCAAGCAGCGGCTGATCGTCGATGGCAGCGGCGATGGCGGGCTCGCCGTCATGGGCTGGGAGGTCGGCGACGCTGCCGCGCTCGCGCGCCTCGCGAGCCGTCTCGACGACAACGGCGTGAAGGTGGCCCGCGGTTCGCAGGCACTGGCCGACGAGCGTCATGTCAGCGAGCTGATCTGCTTTCAGGATCCCGCTGGCAACACGATCGAGGTGTTCTGGGGGGCAGCCGTCGCCTCGGATCCCTTCAGGCCGGGACGTCCGATCTCCGGCTTTCGCACCGGGCCGCTCGGCATGGGGCACGTCGTGCTCAACGTCGAGAACGTCGAGCCGCTGCTGCGGTTCTATCGCGACCTGCTCGGCTTCAAGGTGTCCGACTTCGGCCTGACGCCGTACAAGCTCTATTTCTTCCACGTCAACGGCCGCCACCACAGCTTCGCGATGGTCGGCTCCGGTCGCCGCACACTGCATCACTTCATGGTGGAACTCGGCAGTCTCGATGACGTCGGCCAGGGCTACGACCTGGCACAGCTCGATGACGGGCGCGTGGCCTACACGCTCGGCCGTCACACCAACGACCACATGACCTCGTTCTACGTCAACACGCCCTCCGGCTTCTTCATCGAATATGGCTGGGGCGGTCGGGTGATCGATCCCGCGACCTGGCAGCCGCATGAGACCTTTGACGGCCCGTCGCTGTGGGGGCACGAGCGATTGTACCTGCCGGATGAGCAGCGCAAGCGCCTGCGCGATATGCGGCTGTCCGCGGCTGCACGCGGCGTTCGCGTGCCGGATCCTCGCGTTCCGGCACTGAACTGCGCCTGGCTCGACGCCGTGGTCGCGCAGGAATGA
- a CDS encoding DNA-binding transcriptional regulator, producing the protein MSKQRTRSPQARPAEGVRAFKRGLDVLRAVNRSGGIRAGDVARQLDLPRPTVYRLLETLEELGYVARSASDDRFRVTRHALSLGDGYDPGIFICQVAAPYLAELSRSLIWPVDLSTYENGAMVIQETTHARSPLSIDRSMIGKRLPMLHTSAGRAYLAACPPAERDLIINHLRRIEDAEDLFFLAPERLQRMITETSQRGYAIRNEGEFNPKTSSIAVPIVRGDVVFGCISIIWIRSAMTLEEAVAQYAAPLRDAAAAIPVQA; encoded by the coding sequence GTGTCCAAGCAACGGACGCGATCTCCGCAGGCCCGTCCTGCGGAGGGTGTCCGCGCCTTCAAGCGGGGGCTCGACGTGCTGCGCGCGGTCAATCGGTCCGGGGGCATTCGCGCCGGCGACGTGGCGCGCCAGCTCGATCTGCCGCGGCCCACGGTCTATCGGTTGCTCGAAACACTCGAGGAACTCGGCTATGTCGCGCGCAGCGCCAGCGACGACCGCTTCCGGGTGACGCGCCACGCGTTGAGCCTCGGCGACGGCTATGATCCCGGCATCTTCATCTGCCAGGTCGCCGCGCCCTATCTCGCCGAGCTCAGCCGCAGCCTGATCTGGCCGGTCGATCTGTCGACTTATGAGAACGGCGCGATGGTCATCCAGGAGACCACGCATGCGCGCAGCCCGCTCTCGATCGATCGCAGCATGATCGGCAAGCGGCTGCCGATGCTGCACACCTCGGCCGGCCGGGCCTATCTGGCCGCCTGCCCGCCCGCAGAGCGGGACCTCATCATCAACCATCTGCGACGCATCGAGGATGCCGAGGACCTCTTCTTCCTGGCGCCCGAGCGGCTGCAGCGCATGATAACGGAAACGTCTCAGCGCGGCTATGCGATCCGCAACGAGGGCGAATTCAATCCGAAGACGTCGTCGATCGCGGTGCCGATCGTGCGGGGCGACGTCGTGTTCGGCTGCATTTCGATCATCTGGATCCGCTCCGCCATGACCCTCGAGGAGGCTGTCGCTCAGTACGCGGCCCCATTGCGCGACGCCGCGGCCGCGATCCCCGTCCAGGCCTGA
- a CDS encoding bifunctional 3-(3-hydroxy-phenyl)propionate/3-hydroxycinnamic acid hydroxylase codes for MSNMAAHSGSFDVVIVGRGPVGSTLANLLGLCGIRTLILEREAKAYHLPRAVHFDDECMRVFQTIGLADAILPHLTLSPGMRFVDAGGRLLLDWPRPSEPTAMGWNLSYRFHQPDLEAVLNTGLERWPHVELRTRCDVFALEQDREGARVRYEDLGTGRLVDISCAYVIGCDGARSLVRRFIGSALDDLGFHERWLVCDVLLREERPDLGDFSVQHCNPQRPATYIRGTGNRRRWEITVRPDEDGVEITQPARVWELLSPWLRPAEAEIERAAVYTFHSAVAQQWRAGRFLLAGDSAHQTPPFLGQGMCAGIRDAANLAWKLALVIAGKATPDLLDTYQSERAPHVREFIELAIRLGGLINTKAVEAALATGTAQGDGQLKLDVQKPVLGPGLACGERSMTGKLAPQFRSRDHGRSDDRVGYRFALLCRSGLGTAMIEQHHARLTVADVAVICGEEAGGLDGWLDQHGFDAVLMRPDRYILGAVRTGEDPAALLSGLAFLAPPPSAA; via the coding sequence ATGAGCAACATGGCCGCACATTCCGGAAGCTTCGACGTCGTCATCGTCGGTCGCGGGCCCGTGGGCTCGACGCTCGCCAACCTGCTCGGCCTGTGCGGCATCCGCACGCTGATCCTGGAGCGCGAAGCCAAGGCCTATCATTTGCCGCGCGCGGTGCATTTCGACGACGAATGCATGCGCGTGTTCCAGACCATCGGCCTTGCCGACGCCATCCTGCCCCACCTTACATTGAGTCCCGGCATGCGCTTCGTCGATGCGGGGGGACGATTGCTGCTCGACTGGCCGCGCCCCAGCGAGCCGACCGCGATGGGCTGGAATCTGAGCTACCGATTCCACCAGCCCGATCTCGAAGCCGTACTCAACACCGGCCTGGAGCGCTGGCCTCATGTCGAGCTGCGCACGCGCTGTGATGTCTTCGCGCTCGAGCAGGACCGCGAGGGAGCGCGCGTTCGCTATGAGGACCTCGGCACCGGCCGGCTCGTCGACATCTCCTGCGCCTATGTCATCGGCTGCGACGGTGCACGTTCGCTGGTGCGCCGCTTCATCGGCTCGGCGCTGGACGATCTCGGCTTTCACGAGCGCTGGCTCGTCTGCGACGTGCTGCTGAGGGAGGAGCGGCCCGATCTCGGCGATTTCAGCGTCCAGCACTGCAACCCGCAGCGTCCCGCAACCTATATTCGCGGCACCGGCAACCGGCGCCGGTGGGAGATCACGGTTCGTCCTGACGAGGACGGGGTCGAGATCACCCAACCGGCTCGCGTGTGGGAGCTGCTCTCGCCCTGGCTCCGGCCCGCAGAGGCCGAGATCGAACGCGCCGCCGTCTACACATTCCACTCCGCGGTCGCCCAGCAATGGCGTGCCGGACGGTTCCTGCTCGCAGGCGATTCCGCGCATCAGACCCCGCCTTTCCTCGGTCAGGGCATGTGTGCCGGCATTCGCGACGCAGCCAACCTCGCATGGAAGCTGGCGCTTGTGATTGCCGGGAAGGCGACGCCTGATCTTCTCGACACCTATCAGAGCGAGCGCGCGCCGCATGTGCGCGAATTCATCGAGCTCGCGATCCGGCTGGGTGGGCTGATCAACACCAAGGCGGTCGAGGCGGCGCTTGCGACCGGCACGGCACAGGGCGACGGCCAGCTCAAGCTCGACGTGCAGAAGCCAGTGCTCGGCCCGGGCCTTGCCTGCGGCGAACGCAGCATGACGGGAAAGCTGGCGCCGCAATTCCGCAGCCGTGATCACGGCCGCAGCGACGACCGCGTCGGCTATCGCTTCGCGCTGCTATGCCGGTCCGGTCTCGGGACCGCAATGATCGAGCAGCATCATGCCCGCCTGACGGTCGCTGACGTCGCCGTCATTTGCGGCGAGGAAGCTGGCGGCCTCGACGGCTGGCTCGATCAGCACGGCTTCGACGCCGTGCTGATGCGCCCCGACCGCTACATCCTGGGTGCTGTCCGCACGGGCGAAGATCCCGCGGCGCTGTTGTCAGGCCTCGCCTTCCTCGCACCGCCGCCGAGCGCGGCCTGA
- a CDS encoding fumarylacetoacetate hydrolase family protein, which translates to MKLVSFVIDGRPGYGAVKGDGVVDLGRRLPAKSLRALLEADALRDAAALLTSEPPDYPLDAITFAPVIPDPGKIICVGLNYRDHVAETGRTVTEKPALFARFPTSQVGHLQPVIRPGVSDHFDYEGELALVIGKAGRHVRREDALAHIAGYSCYNEGSIRDWQRHTSQFLSGKTFDRSGAFGPWLVTADEIPDPSKLTLQTRLNGETVQRTTTDLLITDVPDLIVYCSTIMTLLPGDVIVTGTPGGVGLKRTPPLFMKPGDTVEVDISGIGVLRNPVTAELEA; encoded by the coding sequence ATGAAGCTGGTTTCCTTTGTGATCGACGGGCGTCCCGGATACGGCGCCGTGAAGGGAGACGGTGTCGTCGACCTCGGCCGGCGGCTGCCGGCGAAGAGCCTGCGCGCGCTGCTCGAGGCGGATGCGCTTCGCGACGCCGCCGCGCTGCTCACCTCCGAACCGCCCGACTATCCGCTCGATGCGATCACCTTCGCGCCCGTCATCCCAGATCCCGGCAAGATCATCTGCGTCGGCCTGAACTATCGAGACCACGTCGCCGAGACCGGACGAACGGTCACCGAGAAGCCCGCGCTGTTCGCGCGCTTTCCGACCAGCCAGGTCGGACATCTGCAACCGGTCATTCGCCCTGGTGTCTCCGATCATTTCGACTATGAGGGCGAACTCGCGCTCGTGATCGGGAAAGCCGGCCGGCATGTCCGGCGCGAGGACGCGCTCGCGCACATCGCCGGCTATTCCTGCTACAATGAAGGCAGCATCCGCGACTGGCAACGCCACACGTCGCAATTCCTGTCGGGCAAGACCTTCGACCGGTCCGGCGCATTCGGCCCCTGGCTGGTCACCGCCGACGAAATTCCCGACCCGTCCAAGCTGACGCTGCAGACCCGCCTCAATGGCGAGACCGTGCAGCGGACCACCACGGATCTCCTCATCACCGACGTGCCCGATCTGATCGTCTATTGCTCGACGATCATGACCTTGCTGCCCGGGGACGTGATCGTCACCGGCACGCCGGGAGGCGTCGGCCTCAAGCGCACCCCGCCTCTGTTCATGAAGCCCGGCGATACGGTCGAGGTCGATATCTCGGGCATCGGCGTGCTGCGCAATCCCGTGACTGCCGAACTGGAAGCCTGA